CAGCTGCTCGCTATTGCTCGCCGCAAGCACGGGAAAGTCTGTGCTCGCAAGGCTTTCGCCCGCTACTAGTGGGGTGGGACTGCGTTGCAGCCACTGCAGAGAGCAGCCCAGCTCTGTAAGCACAAGCCAGGCCGCGGCCAGATCCCAGATCTTGGGCGTGGCCTCCAGAGCTGAGACGGTCTGGCCCATTGCCACGCTGACGAGGTTCAAGCTGGCCACACCGAGCAGGCGGATCTTGCCGGGAAACCTGCGGTCGGGGAGCTTCTGCAGCACGCCGATCGACCGGCTGCAAAGGGACGCACAACCGGTCTGCAGCTGCTGGGTGGACGGCGGCAAGAGACGTTTGCCGTTACGCCACGCTCCCTGGCCCCGCACCGCCACGATGCGTTGTCGCAGCGGAGGGACATCAAGCAGGGCCAACACGGGAACCCCTGCCTCGAAGCGGGCCATCGAAATGGCCCAGTAAGGGATGCCCGCCGCGAAGTTGGTGGTGCCATCAAGGGGATCCACCACCCAGAACGCCTCTGTGGCAGGGACAAGATGCCTCCCCTCCTCGCTCAGCACCCCTTCGCCGGGATAGAGCTCAGCCAGGCCCTGCACCAGGGTCTCGTCACTCCAGCGATCGCAGGCAGTGATCAAGCTGCCATCGGCCTTGGCTTCGAATGCCATATGGCCAAAATCGTTGCGTTGCCGCTCTGCCACCGCATCAAGCAGGGAGTTGAGCCGCAGCGCATCCGCCGGCAACGCGTGGGCAAAGGTCATCCGAGCTCCATGGCAAGCACCTGGGTGAGGCTGCGGCTGGTGTCCTCGCGGAACCGGTGCAGATTGACGCGGCTGAGCATCAGCAAGGCAGCCAGTGCGACCAGTGCCTCGATGCCCAGCACAAGAGCGAAGGGGGGGAAGGGTCCCTGCAAAGGGAAGAGTGCTCGACCAAGGTCGAGCAGGCCACCACCGAGCAACTTGGCGATGGCCCGGGACAATGCCTGGGCCAGGCCCCACACCCCGACAAAAGTGCCGGCCGCCTCGGGCAGGGTGAGATCAAGCATCAGGCAGAGCGCACTGTTGGTTCCGATGCCGGAAGCCAGGCCGAACAGGATCATCAGCCCTTGCAGAACTGCCACACGGGCGGTGAAGCCGGCCAGCAGCAGCAGCAATAAGGAGATCAGGATCAGTCGACAGCCAAGGCGGGCCGCCGCGAATTTGCCTAGACGCGGCACGATCCACAAACCGGCCAGGATCAGACCCACCAATGTGCCGGACCCCCAGAGCGCATTGAGTGACGCGGTGGCGGCGATGGGCATGCCGAACACATCAGCTCCATAGCTCTCCAGGATCGGGTCCTGGAGGAACAGGGCCAGGGTGAAAAGAATCAGGAAGGTGAAGAAGATCGCCACCTGCGCGCTTGATCGGATCAGACGCCAGGCCCGCGACAGGGTGATGGCGTCGTCGCGATCGGCGGCGCTGCTGAGCGATTCACCAGCCCGGGCGGGCTCGATCCCCCAGGTGGCCACGAGCGTGAGCAGGAACACCAGCCCGGCCGATCGCAGCATGAATGGCCCGAGAACCGTTTCAAGGGTGGTCCGATCTGTGATGCCATCGAGGCCGCGGAGGCTCAACGAAATGGCAATGGCACCGATCACAATGCCGATGGTGAGCATGCACCAGATGATGCTCACGGCCCGGGGGCGTTCCTGCTCCTGGGTGCGGTCGATCACCAGGGCGAGATACGGGGTGGTGGCCATCGACACCGCCAGCCCATAGAAGGCAAACAGCCCGCACAACAGCACCACCCCCAGCAGAACCGCCTGGCCGTCAGCGCTGTCCATGGCCTCCGCCAGGCGGAAGATCAAGGGAACCACCAACACCGCCAGAGCGCAGAAACAAGCGCTGCCCGCCCAGATGTAAGGCGTGCGATGCCGGCCAGCGATGGCGTGGCGATCGGAAATCTGGCCGAAAAGGATGCGCGACGGGGCAACGAACTGCTCGAAAGCCAGTGCTCCGCCCACCAACAAACCGGGGAAGCCCAGTTCGCTGAGCATGATCCGGTTCAGCAGACCGGCAAACACAACCGCGAGAAAACCGAGCGATCCCTGGAACAGACCCAACCGAATGGTGGTGACGAACGAAAGGCCTGGCCGCGCCGTCGCTGCTTGGGTCATCCGGGTGGTCGGCGACGACACCGTGACCCTATCAACGGAACCAAGTCAGCCAAAAGGGATGTGGCGATCAGGGGGAAAGCGGTGCTGCGCCACCGGGTCCTCGGACTTCCGCCTGACAGGCAGGTTGGAGCGGCTGGGGATCGATTGGAATCTGGGTGGCGGGATCGACGGCCGGCTTGACCGCTTTTAATGCCGGAGGCTTGCAGAAGGCCACCTGATCAAGGCCCGTACGACGGCGCAGTTCCGCCAAGCGCTTGTTGTAGTCGGTGACGGCGGTGGCGTACCTCACCTCCGCCTGGGTGAGGTCGCGCTGGCTGTCAACCACTTCCCGCTGGGTGGTGACGCCGGCTTGAAACCGCAGCCTGGCCAACCGCAGCGCTTCACGGGAAGAGATCACCTCCCGGGACGTGGTGGTGATGTCGCGGTTGTTCTGCAGCAGCTGATAGAAACTGGTTTCCACCTCAAAGCGGATGGCATCCCTCCGGCTGGCGAAATTGAAGCGGTTCTGCTCTGCGGCCTGCTTCTGCTGACGGAACTCGGCGGCAGCGCGTCCGCCATCGAAGAGCGTCCAGCGAAGATTCAGACCAATGGCGTTGTCAATGGAGTAGGAAAAATTGTCGAAGTTGATCGACTGACCCTCCGGGACGTTGGTCTGACCATTGCTGCGATCCCAGCCAAAGTTATTGACGATGCTTAAGAATGGCTGCGTTGCGCCGAGGGAAGCGTTGGCATTGCTGTTCGCAATCGAGATGTCGAGCAACACTTGATCGAGCTCCTCGCGGAACGCAAAAGCCGCCACGATGCTCTCCTGCAACGAGGGAATCCAGGTGGCAAGAACCCGCGCAGGCTCCTTGGCCGTCGGGGTGATGTCTTGAGGGAGGTCGAGCAGAGCGGCCAGGCTGCGGCGGGCAATCGACTGGGAGGACAACTGGTTGGTGAGTAGCTGCTGGTCGCGGGCAAGCTGGGTTTCAGCCTGAAGCACATCCAGCTTGGTAGAGACACCCGCTTGGAACCGTGCACGAGCATCCTTAAGGCTGACGAGGGAGGCCCGCACAGACTCCTGACCGATCCTCACACCCTCGTCGCTGAGCTGAAGGTCGAAATAAGCCTGGGCAGCCTGCAAACGAAGATCTCGTAGGGCAATCAGGTATTGGTTCTGCGCTTTCTCGAAGGAATCGCGTGCTGCGGAAATCTGGGGAACCCGCTGCGGATTGATCAGATCCCAATTGATGCCGATATTCATCGAGGCACCGATCCGGGCACCAATGGTGGCACCGGTAGGAGCAAACAGTCCGGTGGCGGAGTTCTGGAAGCTGTAGTTATTACGGAGTGACGGGAAGTTGTTCTGGGTGGTGAGGTTGATTGTGGGATACCAGGCCGATATCTGAGCCCTGAGATTGGACTGCGCCTGCTCAACCTGTGACGCCACTGCCTTGAGGTTGGGGTTGTTCACCTCTGCCAGGGTTTCCACCTCCTGCAGGCCCAATGGACGGAGCTGCTGGATTCTCACTTGGGAAGGAAGATCCGGGAGTGCAAGCGGCGGGGGGGCAACCAACGGTTGCAGCGCTTCGGGCAACTGGCGAGCAGCCGGTGCAAGCACCGAGGGATCGGACAGCGGGCGCTCCCCCTTCAGCTCGGTAGCCGTGGGCAGGGCGCCAGAGCCGGCAGTGGAAGGCTGGGCAGGAGACGGAGCAGTGCCCGCAGCCTTGGAGCTTGGCTCAGCGGTGGTGGTGGGTTGCTGAGCAGTGGTGTCTGGGCCAGAAGGAAGGACTGAGGTGCTCTGTGCGAGCGATGGACGGGCGCCCAGCGGAAGGAACACCATCCCTGCCAGAGCACACGAAGCAAGGAGGGAGGGGCGCACGCGTCGTGAGACCTGATAACCAGCTGAGTTTAAGGAGGATGGGCAAGAGCGCCGACGCAGGCAGACACGAAATCATCTGCCCCATCCACGACCCGGATCGGCACCCCCAGACGGTCTTTGATCGCAAAAAGGGGGAGGTCGTCGAGGAACACCGGCTCTCCCTGCCGCAGCATCACCCCGGGTAGCAGAAGCATGTCGCCGAGATCCGCCCCGGCCAGCCCCGCCAACACATCTGAACCCGTTAAGAGGCCAGTGACCACCAGATCCTGCCCCCAGTAGGGGCTGGGCAAGCCGAACAACTGCAACGTCAACCCCTGCACTGCGTTGAGCCGCTCCACCACAGGCGAGAGCGCACCGGCCACAAGTCCACCCACCACCCAACTGACACGCCGTGGAACGGCGAGGCGCTTCGGCAGGGAGGTGGTGGCCCGATCCAGCGCTTCGAGGAAGGCGCGAATGCTGCCGACGCCATTTTCCTGCTGCGGCAGATCCTCGTAGTTGAGGCGCTCCGGCAGCGGCTGACCGGCCATCAGGTACCACTCATCGGACAGCCAGGCGAAACGAGTGTCGAGCTGCTGCTGGAAACCCTGCTGCAGCCGCTCCACCAGGGCGATCACCCTCCCGGCACAGGCAGGATCAACAGGCCTGAGGCCATCACCACTGGGGCGGAAGCGGGTGAGGCCAACGGGCACGACTGCGGCAGAGAGCACGGCAGGCCAGGACCCCGACGCAAACCCCGCCAGATCCTTGAGGGTGCGCTCGAGTGCAGGGCCATCGTTCAGGCCAGGGCAGACGACCACCTGGGCATGGATCTGCAGGCGACGTTCGGCGAACCAGACGAGCTGTTCCAGCAGCAAGCCCGCACGTGGATTCACCAACAGGCGGCTGCGCAGAGCCGGATCGGTGGCGTGGACGGAGACGAACAACGGCGACAGCCGCTGCTGTTCGATCCGCTCCCAATCGGCGGCAGTGAGGTTGGTGAGGGTGAGGTAAGAGCCGTAGAGAAAGCTGAGGCGGTAATCGTCGTCCTTGAGGTAGAGGCTGCCGCGACGCCCCGGCGGCTGCTGGTCGATGAAGCAGAAGGGGCAGTGGTTGTTGCACTGCCGCAGGCCATCAAACAGCGCCTCGGTGAAGCCGAGCCCAAGCCCCTCATCAGCCTCCTTCTCCAGCTCCACCCGATGACGCTCGCCGCCAGGATCCTCCACTTCAAGCACCAGCTCCTCTTCGCCCACCAGTACCTGCAGATCGATCAGGTCGCGTGGACGCACTCCATTGATGCTCAGCAGCCGATCACCGGGTTGGAAGCCCAGGTCTTCGCCGATCGAACCGGGCTCCACAGTGGCCACAACGGCGGGCTGGGGCTGACGGCCCGGGGTGGCATCGGCCAACGCCAGGCCGGCGGATGGTTCGTTCCACATCGGGCGGTGGGCATCA
The window above is part of the Synechococcus sp. MW101C3 genome. Proteins encoded here:
- a CDS encoding inositol monophosphatase family protein, with amino-acid sequence MTFAHALPADALRLNSLLDAVAERQRNDFGHMAFEAKADGSLITACDRWSDETLVQGLAELYPGEGVLSEEGRHLVPATEAFWVVDPLDGTTNFAAGIPYWAISMARFEAGVPVLALLDVPPLRQRIVAVRGQGAWRNGKRLLPPSTQQLQTGCASLCSRSIGVLQKLPDRRFPGKIRLLGVASLNLVSVAMGQTVSALEATPKIWDLAAAWLVLTELGCSLQWLQRSPTPLVAGESLASTDFPVLAASNSEQL
- a CDS encoding BCD family MFS transporter, yielding MTQAATARPGLSFVTTIRLGLFQGSLGFLAVVFAGLLNRIMLSELGFPGLLVGGALAFEQFVAPSRILFGQISDRHAIAGRHRTPYIWAGSACFCALAVLVVPLIFRLAEAMDSADGQAVLLGVVLLCGLFAFYGLAVSMATTPYLALVIDRTQEQERPRAVSIIWCMLTIGIVIGAIAISLSLRGLDGITDRTTLETVLGPFMLRSAGLVFLLTLVATWGIEPARAGESLSSAADRDDAITLSRAWRLIRSSAQVAIFFTFLILFTLALFLQDPILESYGADVFGMPIAATASLNALWGSGTLVGLILAGLWIVPRLGKFAAARLGCRLILISLLLLLLAGFTARVAVLQGLMILFGLASGIGTNSALCLMLDLTLPEAAGTFVGVWGLAQALSRAIAKLLGGGLLDLGRALFPLQGPFPPFALVLGIEALVALAALLMLSRVNLHRFREDTSRSLTQVLAMELG
- a CDS encoding TolC family protein, which codes for MVFLPLGARPSLAQSTSVLPSGPDTTAQQPTTTAEPSSKAAGTAPSPAQPSTAGSGALPTATELKGERPLSDPSVLAPAARQLPEALQPLVAPPPLALPDLPSQVRIQQLRPLGLQEVETLAEVNNPNLKAVASQVEQAQSNLRAQISAWYPTINLTTQNNFPSLRNNYSFQNSATGLFAPTGATIGARIGASMNIGINWDLINPQRVPQISAARDSFEKAQNQYLIALRDLRLQAAQAYFDLQLSDEGVRIGQESVRASLVSLKDARARFQAGVSTKLDVLQAETQLARDQQLLTNQLSSQSIARRSLAALLDLPQDITPTAKEPARVLATWIPSLQESIVAAFAFREELDQVLLDISIANSNANASLGATQPFLSIVNNFGWDRSNGQTNVPEGQSINFDNFSYSIDNAIGLNLRWTLFDGGRAAAEFRQQKQAAEQNRFNFASRRDAIRFEVETSFYQLLQNNRDITTTSREVISSREALRLARLRFQAGVTTQREVVDSQRDLTQAEVRYATAVTDYNKRLAELRRRTGLDQVAFCKPPALKAVKPAVDPATQIPIDPQPLQPACQAEVRGPGGAAPLSP
- a CDS encoding TIGR03279 family radical SAM protein, whose translation is MWNEPSAGLALADATPGRQPQPAVVATVEPGSIGEDLGFQPGDRLLSINGVRPRDLIDLQVLVGEEELVLEVEDPGGERHRVELEKEADEGLGLGFTEALFDGLRQCNNHCPFCFIDQQPPGRRGSLYLKDDDYRLSFLYGSYLTLTNLTAADWERIEQQRLSPLFVSVHATDPALRSRLLVNPRAGLLLEQLVWFAERRLQIHAQVVVCPGLNDGPALERTLKDLAGFASGSWPAVLSAAVVPVGLTRFRPSGDGLRPVDPACAGRVIALVERLQQGFQQQLDTRFAWLSDEWYLMAGQPLPERLNYEDLPQQENGVGSIRAFLEALDRATTSLPKRLAVPRRVSWVVGGLVAGALSPVVERLNAVQGLTLQLFGLPSPYWGQDLVVTGLLTGSDVLAGLAGADLGDMLLLPGVMLRQGEPVFLDDLPLFAIKDRLGVPIRVVDGADDFVSACVGALAHPP